A stretch of Desulfotalea psychrophila LSv54 DNA encodes these proteins:
- a CDS encoding pyridoxamine 5'-phosphate oxidase family protein, which produces MRRRDKEIKERKEIDKIINRCTVCRLGMAKDNIPYIVPLSFAYDGLNIYFHTAKKGQKIEYINSNSQVCLEFETDIKLISDETSPCQWGFSFQTVFCQGMVTEITNKEKRVEALKLIIAHYSEKKWALDERMLKSVRVWQVSIKSWTGSSSKDR; this is translated from the coding sequence ATGAGACGCCGTGACAAGGAGATAAAGGAGAGGAAAGAGATAGACAAGATTATTAACAGATGCACAGTATGCCGATTGGGAATGGCAAAAGACAATATCCCCTATATAGTCCCCCTATCCTTTGCCTACGATGGATTAAACATCTACTTCCATACAGCTAAGAAAGGGCAAAAGATAGAGTATATAAACTCAAACAGTCAGGTTTGCCTTGAATTTGAGACCGATATTAAGCTCATATCTGATGAAACATCACCCTGTCAATGGGGATTCTCATTTCAGACCGTCTTCTGCCAGGGCATGGTTACAGAAATTACCAATAAAGAGAAGAGAGTTGAGGCACTCAAACTGATAATCGCCCATTACTCAGAGAAGAAATGGGCGCTAGATGAGAGGATGCTCAAATCAGTCAGAGTTTGGCAGGTCTCAATAAAGAGTTGGACAGGAAGCTCATCCAAGGACCGTTAA
- the dfrA gene encoding trimethoprim-resistant dihydrofolate reductase DfrA, which yields MKISLMAAKSENGVIGKGADIPWMVKGEQLLFKAITFNQWLLVGRKTFDSMGVLPNRKYAVITRSGLLSQNDNVLVFPSIEDALRELAQQTEHIIVAGGGEIFKAMINRADTLHLSTVHQNIDGDITFPQVPKDFKLVFEQYFESNINYTYQIWQRP from the coding sequence ATGAAGATTTCACTCATGGCGGCAAAGTCTGAAAACGGAGTCATTGGTAAAGGAGCGGATATCCCCTGGATGGTCAAAGGGGAGCAGCTCTTATTCAAGGCGATAACCTTCAATCAATGGCTACTGGTTGGGAGAAAAACTTTCGACTCCATGGGGGTTCTGCCCAACCGTAAATACGCAGTCATCACCAGATCCGGCCTCCTCTCGCAGAATGACAATGTCCTCGTTTTTCCTTCCATAGAGGATGCTCTCCGTGAACTTGCTCAACAGACAGAGCATATTATAGTTGCAGGTGGTGGAGAAATATTCAAGGCCATGATTAACAGAGCCGACACCCTACATCTATCAACGGTTCATCAAAATATCGACGGAGATATTACCTTTCCTCAAGTACCGAAGGATTTTAAATTAGTATTTGAGCAGTACTTTGAATCAAATATTAATTATACCTACCAGATATGGCAGAGACCATAG
- a CDS encoding PAS domain S-box protein → MSKSHELGHHTFEADHIRKDGTIFPVYHDVTTVIDEEDRPLYSIVNMLDITDRKRDEKISYSLGKACR, encoded by the coding sequence ATCAGCAAGAGCCATGAATTAGGCCACCACACCTTTGAAGCGGATCATATTCGAAAAGACGGGACAATCTTTCCTGTCTATCACGACGTGACAACGGTGATAGATGAAGAGGACAGGCCTCTCTACAGTATCGTCAATATGTTGGATATCACCGATAGAAAAAGAGATGAAAAAATTTCGTACTCACTTGGAAAAGCTTGTCGATGA